DNA sequence from the Chiroxiphia lanceolata isolate bChiLan1 chromosome 26, bChiLan1.pri, whole genome shotgun sequence genome:
gggaggaggaggagctctGAGCTGAGCCAGCCTGGGGCTGTGTCCCGCTGTCCCCAGGACTGTCCCCTGCCCCCGGGGACGTGGGGCCAGGCCGTGCTCACCTTCACGGACATGTTGTGGATGTCGAGGCAGAAGGAGATGCGTTGGTGGAAGGCCAGCTGGGGCTCCCGGGTCGAATAGATGTCGATCATCTCCTTGGACTGGACGTAGCCCTTCTCGTGGTTGATGCTGGCCTCGATCACGCCGTCCCGGATGGcctgtgggcaggggcagggcacGGCGTGTCCCCCAGGGCTCGGGATGTGGTGCACGGAGCGTCCCCAGCTCTCCCCGGAGAGGTCTCCAGCCGGACACAGTGGTGCCCCAGGGAGGGAGTGTggggggacagggcagagcagggggctgtgggcaccccaggaccccccgTGCTGGTACCTTGGCGACGATGAACTCGGCGTCCTCTGGGCTgtccagctgcagcttctggGCGATGTCAGCCAGGGAGATGCGGGAGTAGGAGAGGCTGATCATCCGGACAcctgcagggacagtgggatgCAGCCCCCTGGGACCACGGTACTGCCCAGGGggaccccaaacacccccctACCTGTCTTGATGACGTTGTGCCTCAGCCGGATGATGAGGGTGTAGGTGCCATCTGCCTGGAACTTGTCCCCAAACTGGTCAAGGACTTGGTTGAACTTGGCCAGGTTCCCCGTCCTGACGGCTGGAGGGGAGaaggtgggaatgggggaaggagaaaggacagGGAATGCAAGGCAGGGCTgactcccttcctcctcctccttcccaagtGGCATCTGCATCTGAGTCCCACCAAGGGGAGAGAAGAGAACTCCCCTTGGGTGCCTTCCCACTCAGGGCATTCCATGGCTCTATGGGACAGGGAGGGGTAAAAGGTCATACCCTGGGTCAGCAAGAAGTAGGGCATGAGCGAGCGCTTGAGCGAGGGCTGCCGGAACTGCAGCCTGTCTGGGATTTCCCcgagcagcagctccaccacGATGAGCAGTTTGTGCACCTGGGGCAGAACGAGACCCTGGGTGAGTCCCCACAGGGCCTGAaaccatccctgtccctgtgggacCCAACTCCAGGAAGTCCTGAacccattcccatccctgagGGGCCCAGGAGGTCCCAGATCTGTCCCTGGGAAGTTCCAAACCTGGGAGGTCCCACACTCATTTTCCCTGCAGGGCCCAACACCCCGGGCGGTCCCAAAGCTGTCCCCATGGGGCTTGATACACTGGGAAGTCCCAACCCCAGGAGGTCCCAAACCTGGGAGGTTCCAGAGCCCAACTCTGGGGGGGTCCTGGATCTGGCCGTGGAAGGTCTCAACCTGGGGTGGCCCCAGACCTGACTCCATAAGGCCTGACATCCCAGCAGGTCCTGGATCTGTTCCTGGTAGGTCCCGAACCTCGGAGATCCTGCACCCATCACCCCTGTAAGGCCTGACTCCCTGGGAGATCCCAAACCTGAGGTGGTCCCAGACCTGACTCCATAAGGCCTGACATCCCAGCAGGTCCTGGAGGTCCTAAACCTGGGAGATCCTGCACCCATCACCCCTGCAAGGCCTGACTCCCTGGGAGATCCCAAACCTGAGGGGTCCCAgccccacccccagccccggggggtTCCACGCTGTCCCCCCTCACCGTCTGCTTGAAGCCCACGGCCGTGTGCTGCGGCGCCTTGCGCAGGGCGTTGGTCATGGTCCGCCGCGCCTCCGAGTATTCCAGCTGGATGGCCTTGATCCGCCCTGCGCCCACACGGGGCGGGTGGGGAAAGCCACCCAAGTGAATCCAACCCGACCCGCGCGCACGGGGCTCCAAATCCTGCCTGGAAGCCCCATCTCCAGCTGCTCAAAGGGGTTTCCAGGGAAGCGGAGCCGGGAGGCGGGGGCGGCTCCCCTGGGTGGGACACGCTCACCTGTGTAGTACAGGTACCGAGCCCACTCGTTGTTGTTGGCCTGCTCGGGGAACACGGACTTGGAGACGAGCTTCTCGGCCTGGTCGTAGAGGTTGTAGTGGAGGTAATTCCTCAGGAGCAGGTTGAGCAGCGTGGCCTGGCCGTCGGCGTCGTGGCGCAGCGTGGCCGTGCGGAGCCGCGCGTGCAGGAAGCtgtgggatggcacagggagTCAGGGAGCAAACGGGGGGACCGAGCTCGGGGACAGCCCACCCCCAGGGCCCATCCCACCTCCGGACCACGTCGAGCTTGTTCAGGAACTCGTAGATCCGGGAGTGGTAATAGTAGCACTTGGCCACCACCAGGTCCAGGGCCCGGCGGTTCTGGGAGCTGATCTTCTGCATCAGATCATCGGACACTTTCTGAGCCTgcgggaggggaagggaggtcAGAGCAGGGGGATTGATCCCGAGAGGGGCAGAGACCACCTGGGCTGTGAGGTGGCCTCCCAATATCCCTGGGAAGAGGGTACAGTGTGGGGCAGAGCCAGGTGGTCCGTGAGGctcctgaggagcaggaggacagTGGGATCAGCTTGGGGGTCTCACCTCAGGGTACCTCTTGCTGTTCATCAGGTAGATGAcgagcagcagctgcaggtagGTCTCCACCTctggcaggagaggggctgagGCTGCTTTCCCTGTCCGTGGGCGgaactgcagctcagcttcCGTGTCCATGGACTGAGGGAACAGAGGAGACACATCCTCATCCCTGTCAGGATGTGACAGgagccagcccaggctgctctcatgacagtcccatccctgcccagggctgcagtGTCCTGTCACCACTCACACGTGCTCTtgagcagctgggctgtgtgcccccagtgccccaggccgtcagtgtgaagccattcccccttgtcctgtcactgcagacccttgtaaatagtttctccccatctttcctgttggctccttcaggtactgggaGGCCACAGTTAAGTCATCCCTAAACCTtgtcttctccaagctgaattATCCCAATTCTCTCGGTCTTTCCTCAGAGCAGAGGTGCctcatccctctgatcatcttggtgcctcctcactccaacagctccccatccttcctgtgctggaatCCCCgagctgggagctgcactgGGGGCAGGTGTCCCCTCCCGTCCCTGCCCGTACCTCCTCCAGGAACCCGAGCAGGAAGTCCCTGAGGGTGCAGTTGGAGGTGAAGAAGCCGTGGATGGCCTTGTGCAGCACGTTGGGGTTGAGGCGGCGGGAGGTGGAGGGCAGAGCCCGCAGGGCCCGCAGGACGTAGCGCGGCTCCTTCCCCGACACCgccttctccagctgcttcaCGTGCTCCTTGATGTCTGTGGGGGGCACACGGACACCCCTCACCTCAAATCCTCTGCCAGGGCACCCCAGGGCTGGgtctcccctgtcctgctgccctggggcttCAGTATCCCCGGTGACCTGACCTGTCCCTGCTCGGAGTAGGGGGCTGGGGAGACCCTCCCAGagccttcttcctcctccccaggggctccagcccctctctgcaTCCCCGTGGGGTTCCACCACAGCAGGTCAGCAGCTCCCCTGCCCCTCACAGCCCGTTCTCCCAGGGATCTCCACAAAACACCTCTTCCTATTCCTTTCCTTCACAGAGCCCCCCCAAGCCCCTTTGCACACAGTGACCCTCCCCAAAAACACAccttcatctccttttcctcaCAGTGACGCCCCCCCCCCAACCCACCTCCCTTTCCCACATGGTACTCCAAgactccccctccccaaaatgacccccccaaaacccacctcccagctccctttccctCAGGGCCGCCCCCCAACTCCCCTCCCCACACCGATCCCCCCATTCTCCTCTCCCAACATCCTTTCCAGCCCCCCTCCACTGAGActcccccccaaaactcctccagGGCTCCCGTagccccccaacccccctccccccaaccCACTCTCTCCCAGGACCCCTCCCCGATGTCCCTCcaagctgtccctgctccctctctccctcacgACCCCCCAGTCCTCTCTCAGACCCCCCATCACAGCGACCTCCCCCCCTCACCCTCCAGCGTGATGGCGTCCAGCTCCCTCTGCGGCTGCCGCTCGCCCGCCGCCTCGggggccgccggggccgccTCCTCGTGCATCTCGACGtcggggggcgcgggcgggggtCCCTCGGGGGGTGCCTTGGCCTTGTcgccgcggcggcggggcccgtCCTGCTTCATGGCGTGACACTGCACAACGGGCCGCCAGGCGCGGCCGGCCGAGCGCCGAGCGCCCGACCGCGATCGGCTCCTCCCTCCGCCCGCTCGGGCCTTTCCGCCGCCGCTCGGGGAGTCCCGCCGAGCCTGCTCGGCAGTTTCCGTAAAGCTTTCGGGTGTTTCCGCCCGGCGCTCGGCTGTGTCCGCCCGCTTGGGGGCGCAGGCGCGCGCGCGTCCGCACTGGGCAGAAGCGCGAGGTCCCGTGAGGGGCCGGGACCGGGATTCCCGTGAGGGATCCTGTGAGGGGTCCCGTGAGGGTCCGGGAGCGGTAGTCCCGTCAAGGGTCCTGTGAGGGGCTGGGACCGGCGATCCTGTGAGGGGTTCCATGGGGTCCCATGAGGGGTCCCGTGAGGGGCCGGGACCGGGGATCCTGTGAGGGCTCCTGTGAGGGGACCCGTGAGGGACTGGGACCGGGAGTCCCGTGAGGGGTCCTGTGAGGGGTCCCGTGAGGGGTCCTGTGAGGGACCCCGTGAGGGGCCGGGACCGGGACCAGGAGACCCGTGAGAGGTCCTGTGAGGAGCCGGGACCAGGAATCCTGTGAGGGGTCCCGTGAGGGGCCGGGACCGGGGATCCTGTGAGGGCTCCTGTGAGGGGACCCGTGAGGAGTCCCGTGAGGGACTGGGACCGGGAGACCCGTGAGGGGTCCCGTGAGGGGTCCCGTGAGGGGTCCCGTGAGGGACCGGGACCGGGAATCCTGTGAGGGGTCCCGtgaggagccaggctgggactgAGAACGGGAGAGCTATGTGCCCTTATTTCTGCGACAGCCTCACTCCCAAGGttgtgggatgtgctgtgggaccgaaaacacacagaaagaaagaagctgcCTTCCAGaacaccaggttgctcagcaAGAAGCTCCTCTTTATTTATAAAGCGATAATGAGAATATTTAAATTGTATCTGAAGCACTGCCCCAtgtccctggagcagcctgtgggcgatggcagtgctgggaccaGGGAAGGGTGAGTGAAAGCCCTGGGATCCCCTCACCCTtgtgccaccagcagcacatggagccctccaggacccccagggaGGACCAGGGTAAGTGGGTCactgcaggttttttcctttagcttttgtttccattacatttttcccccttttccgTTTGCATTTCCCTTGCCTTTCCCTTGGCATTCCcttgcctttccctttcccattcaTTGGttgcagaagcagcagcgttTTTAGGGAAGCACACGAGGCACAGCTGCCAGGCCTGTGATTATTTGGGCTTGAGGATTTTCCGGTTGTCCCTCTACATTCAATGGGGGACAGCCAGGGAAGTCCACTTTGATATCCAGCCTTTTGCATCCATAATGAGTTTTCCTGCCTTAAGTTTGCTTTTCTCAGCCAAAGCAGCCTTGAGCATTAACAAGGATGAAATTGGGGGAGAGAAGAGGCTGGTGGGCAGAGGTTTTCCTGCAGCTTGGGGAGGGGTTCCCTGGACAGGACCAAGTCCCCAGTGAAGAGGTTGAGGGCATACAGGGCCACGTACAGGGCGGCCACCACCTCGTAGGGCTGTTCCATGGGCTCAGCTGATCCATCTTCCTGGAGCTTCACTCTGCTCAGCTCCACCAGGGTCATGGTTAATATCTGATCAtcctgctctgggaaggagagcaggCTGGCATCCACACGGAAAGACTCATTCTCCAGCTCGTGTTCCAGGAGTTTTCCAACCTTcagagcaacaacaaaaaaggcaaatcagTGTTTTAACAAGTGTCAAATTGTGATGTCATCATGGACACagtgctttaattaaaataccCCTATTCCCCCTTTCAAACCAGACAAGTGTGATGTGGGTACtcaccagctgcagctgttgggACACAATCTTCCTTTCCAAggattccagcagcagcagcagctgattgTCCAGTAGCTCTGCAGAATGAAACCAGCTCTGATCAGAAACCTGCCAGCCAGGTGTTTGAGAGAGCTGGTGGGATGGGCAGGGTGAGCAGGATGAGAAGGGTGATCATTTCTAGtagaaaacaatttctgtttGTTCCAAAGCTCTTTGGATGTTTTATTCCAAATGATTTGTGCAGTGAGAGGGATGTGTCTGTtactcacagaatcatggaatctcgtgagctgggagggactcccaaggatcatcaagtctgaTTCCTgaccctgcccaggacacctcAACAATCCaaccctgtccctcagagcattgtaCAAACACTCTTggggctctggcagccttggtgctgtgcccactgccctggggagcctggtcagtgccaaccaccctctgggggaagaacctttccctgagatccaacctgaccctggAGGGGTATCATGGGGGgttctctgctctgccctgcctgggatTTAGATGCAGATTCcacctggggaggaagaggagcaggagggccTGGCCAGCCTGGGAGTCAGCCCTGCCTTTATTTCCCTACTATTAAAGACCCAAAGCCTCACCAGCCAAAGCATCGAGGGTGTAGGTTATTCCCTTTGCCAGCAGAAGACAACGATCTCTTGGAGAATTCTTTAACGTGCTCAACAGGTCTTTTAAGTCAGGGCTTTCAGTTTTCAGCTCATAACCATCAGTTTTCTCAAGAAATCCTTCCATCTGgggaacaaggaaaagaaaagtgagGATTTgagggcagaggctgctgctagtgcagagcagagagatgtGCTGAGTGTGGGAATTCTGGAGGGACTGTTATGGCACAGGTGCCTTGTGGGGCAAGAGGTGTGATGGTGgatgtctgtgtgtttgtaaatCCTGGCATTGAGAGAAGCTTTACTTACCTTCTGGCTCAGCTCCTGAAAGAGGTTCCTGTCTCTCATCACAGCTGTGATGGTGTTTAAGAACATGACCCGCAGGCCAGAAGGCAACTCAGAGAAAATCCCACAGTATTGTTTAACTTCTGTGTCCACTGCATCTAATTTTGTTGTTGGTAAACCAGAAAGCTTGACacctgaaaaccagaaagagtGCAAAGATGTCACTACTGAACTGGGAGTTCAGTGGCAGCCCTAAACTGAGAGTGTGAAACCCTGGTGTGAATATTTTGGAAGCAAGACAGAAAGTGTGAAACACTGGTGTGAATATTGTGGAAGCAAGATGGAATTTGGGCACTTGTCATGTCTTGGGGAACACATCAGTCTTGGTGGTTTGTTTTATCCTGGGAGATTCCACCTTACCCAAACCAGGTAAAAGTTGTGCAAgtggaagcagaaaaatactttgcttACCATCATCGAAGTAATATACATGTGCAAGACGAGTTCTTTTGAAAAAACCCAGTCCTGCAACAGGataaaaagaacatttacaATGTTCTTCCCACTGAAGGTCACCCACCCTGTTTTCTCCCTGGCTCTTTTCTtctaaacaggaaaaagaaccaATCCAAactctgctgcctgtgccatTTATcaccaggagctctgcagctccccaaaTGGAGAGCTGAGAGTTCCAGTGTCCCTCTTGCCCCTCCCTGCCAACCCCTCCCCAAACTGCTCCTTTCCCACACAGCTCCTTGACCTTCCATGGGTTGGACAACCTTCCCCAGGTGGTTTCTGTCCCTCCCACTGCCTCCATCTCCTTGCAAACGAGCTGagggtggctgtggggctgagTGACACTTGAGAAaatgttcttcctcttctgcactGTTTCCCGAATGGAGGAGTTGGTAATTTCTGGAAGTTACTTACCCCATTCTCCTTTGCTAATGTTCATCTGGATGGCCCTGAAGGCCAGGGTGCAGCCCTTGGGTATGACTATGCTTTGTCTGTTCTCTGTGGAGGCCTGGTGGAGGAAAACATCCTGTTAGAGCACCTGGGTGCAGGTGTTGGGGAAGGAGCGACCCCTGAGCACAGAGAGAAACCAAACCTGTGCAGAGAACTTGGCGTTAATCCTGGCTAGGAAGCCTCCATGTGCCTTGCTGGATTCCTTGTAGACGGTCTCCTCTGAGGCTTCCAGGGTTTCATAAACCACGTACAACTTGAGCTTTgtcccctggagctgctggatgaaGGAGTGATCCATGTTGATttttctaaaagagaaaaaggatggaacaggctggagcacaagtgatttgaggagcagctgagagagctggggtggctcgacctggggaaaaggaggctcagaggggatGTTctggctccaagccccacccagcctggcctaGTTAGGGGGAATTCATTGTCTAAGGTCTCAGTCttgttttttttgctgttgaacACCCACTGTGTGACCCAGGATGGGTTGGGTGGGGATGGCCAGAGCATGTGTGCTGCCTTTGTCCTGCCTTACCTATTTTTTCTCACTGTCTCCAGTGAGTCCATTGATATGGCCTTCTTCTGCAGCTTGATGGAAAACTCCTGGGACAAAGAGCCACCTCCTTTCAGCTCCACACTTGCAGGGTCAACACTAAGGCTGAGACACCCATCGACTTGGTCAGCGGTGACCTTTGAGAGAGCGAATTGGCTGGAATGTGGACCATCTCCCGAGGGAAGGAGGGACTCTGAAATGATTCCATGCATTTGCTTCAGCAGGATGGCACAGACTCAGCACTGTAAGTATTTCAcccccaggaaagctggaatGTGGGACAGTTCAGCCATGACCTCAGTGACCCCAAAACATTATCTATGGACTTTGTGAACCTGAATATATCCGGTTGATATATTTGGGCTTTACCTGTGCTTTTCCCAtcttctccaggcagcagcacactgTCCAGTCTGAACCCTGTGTGGTGGTAGTAGGCACCTGAGCGGTAtatgctgttttgttttctttttcctatcaGAAGACAGAAGGGTCTGAAGTGCTCGTTGTCTGTGATGCTCTCGACAGGGACCGATTGTTTGCTTGGATCCCCTTGATTTACAATGTATCTGGTgacttttttaaacattctgcTTTGTATGGATGAAGTTTTGCAGCCAAGCCAAGTGGATTTGTGCCTTGGGAAAGAGGCAAGGCAAGTTAAGCCAAATTACTTGAACTAAGAGCAGGACATTGTAACCAAATGTTAGTTCAATTATTaggaagttttcaaaataatgacCTAAATACACCACATTATCTAAGGACCCAACTTTCAGAGGGTTGTTTTAGGGAGCGtttggagaggaaggagctggagctgtggatTATTTGGACTCGTCCCCCTTTGCTGAGGAAATGGTGCAGACAGTTCACAGCTTGCAGGCTCTGAGGGTGCAGATTTTGGGGGCAAATCTTCCCAGAGATATCAAGCAATCAGCCCAGGCCAGCCCCTTGGGTGTGGtctggtgctgtgcagggcagagctggtgttTGAGAGCCAGAAACAAAGCCCTGTTTCCTGAGGCAGCTTGTTTTTCACCACAAAAAAGTTTCAGTTTCACTTTTCTGGTGTGTTGGGGGAGGGAAAGCCAGGGAAtgccagactggtttgggttggaagagaccttaaagcccatccagttccaacccctgccatgggcaaggacaccttccactagcccatGTTGGTCCaaggcccatccaacctggccttggacacttccaggaatggagcagccccagcttctctgggcaacctgtgccagggcctcacctgGCTCCCcgggaggaatttcttcccaatatcccatctaaccctactctctcTGAGGTTAAATCCATTGCCAAGACAAATAGGCTCCTGTGCTCAATTTTAgtatgtgctggtttaaaggtaaaccagcaggggaaatgatcccaactcaaaagagagattacaagtctgaataacaatttaataaaataatacaataagtacgataATACAGACAagcaattggttttaacccacaaaacccaaatgtataacccagcaccctggggcatgaacagagtggtgttcgttgggccccctgagtccaaagtaaaaggagaggggaaaaacctgttggtgagagtgctggtgcagtctgggcaagagtggtggtctcagtctggttgagagcggtgatctgcagtcttcctctggatcccacgagtggttaaaaaagtcccaagaccccaagattatatatcctccagttcagccaggaatgcccagtacctccctcagggcggggagttccacagtGGGTGTGAGGACAAGAGCATCCTCttatctcacaggcctcttaacacccagtttatagcctgcAGAGTCAGGGGTgctctgggcagatggtgtagatggtctattgataacagtttctgggaaatgacatggaaggctatagaatacacagttttgggtaACACCCATATAGTGATGAACTgatcccagctgttctaaccaggacataGTAGCACTTGCAGGACTCATTGCCTTGGAAGTCTTcaagaagggagaaaagctAAAGAAGAGCACTTAGCAGACAGCTTCCCCCaaggctctgccccagcccaagCTCTGCAATAAGGCACTTGCCTGTTTGGTGGATGCCTCCTGTGGATCAGGAGCCTGGGGTCTGCTGAGGGGATgtgagccctgcagagcagcaggactggggaggaGATCTCTGGCTTCCCTTCTGCTCAGAGGACTGGAAGCGTTTGTTAAATGAGGGAGTTGGCAGAGGAAGCTGGaagcagcacaaacccaaagAGTTCTAATCAAAGTGATTTCCCTTACCTTGCTAACAGGGGTCTCCCTGAAGCAACCTCTGGGGCAGAAGCACAGTTAGAGCTGGTCCTTAGACCCAGTCTGTGCAGGAGGATCCCTGGCTGTTCACTCCAGCTTATCCCAAGTCACACTCAGATGTGAGTGACTTCCTGTCCCCTTCACCACTGTTCAGTTTTTACACAACTATTGCTTAACTCTGCCACTGAAAGGCTTTGGTGATTGGGCAGAGTTAGATTGTTAGAAACTTTAAGAGAGACTGTGAGTCACTGGAACTTCTGCAGATGTAGCAAATGAAACCCACCCACCCCTCCAGGACCCTGAGGGGAGCTGGGCCTGCGGGTGCTACACCATGTTTGTGTTTTCAGCATGTTTGGGCTGTGATGCTTTGTGAtctcttcctgcctttccctgcagtgcagGATTTCTTGGGGCAGGAGTTCAGgtaaagaagtaaaaagaagTAAAGAGCCAAGTGTGATATCAGTGACTGGTAGGGGCTGTGGAATCATCAATCATATTTTGCAGTCTTGGGTGGAAAATAACTGCCCTTTAAGGTGTGCCCTGCAGTTCTTGCCTCAGTCTGTGCCCTCTGACACTGATCCCTGCAGAGCCACGAACATCTGCTCTAGGGAGGCCGTTCTGCCAGTGCTTGGGAGAAGGATGGTGTTGGTCAGTAATTATTTGCCTTCCTATCTCATTGTATCCATGGAGTAGGGGTGCATTAGGAATGGGCTACGTGCCCTTATTTCTGTCACAGCCTCACGCCCAGGGttgtgggatgtgctgtgggACCAAAAACACACGGGAAGAAAGAAGCTGCCTTCCAGAACACCGGGTTGCTCAGCAAGAAGCTCCTCTTTATTTATAAAGCGATAATGAGAGTATTTAAATTGTATCTGAAGCACTGCCCGGTGtctctggagcagcctgtgggcgatggcagtgctgggagcagggaagggtggGTGAAAGCCCTGGGATCCCCCCACCTTTGTGCCACCAGCAGCTCATGGAGCCCTCCAGAGGGGAGCAGGGTAAGTGGCTCACTGCAAGtcttttcctttggcttttgtttccattgcattttttcccccttttcccttggCATTCCCTtgcccttccctttcccattcATTGGttgcagaagcagcagcgttTTTAGGGAAGCTCATGAGGCACAGCTGTCAGGCCTGTGATTATTTGGGCTCAAGGATTTTCCGGTTGTCCCTCTACATTCAATGGGGGACAGCCAGAGACATCCAATTTGATATCCAGCCTTTTGCATCCATAATGAGTTTTCCTGCCTTAAGTTTGCTTTTCTCAGCCAAAGCAGCCTTGAGCATTAACAAGGATGAAATTGGGGGAGAGAAGAGGCTGGTGGGCAGAGGTTTTCCTGCAGCTTGGGGAGGGGTTCCCTGGACAGGACCAAGTCCCCACTGAGGAGGTTGAGGGCATACAGGGCCACGTACAGGGCGGCCACCACCTCGTAGGGCTGTTCCATGGGCTCAGCTGATCCATCTTCCTGGAGCTTCACTCTACTCAGCTCCACCAGGGTCATGGTTAAGCCCTGATCCTCCTGCCGTGGGAAGGAGAGCAGGCTGGCGTCCACATGGAAAGACTCATTCCCATTCTCCAGCTCATGCTCCAGGAGTTTTCCAACCTTcagagcaacaacaaaaaaggcaaatcagTGTTTTAACAAGTTGTCAAATTGTGATGTCATCATGGACACagtgctttaattaaaataccCCTGTTCCCCCTTCACAGGAGCCAAGTGTGATGTGGGTACtcaccagctgcagctgttgggACACAATCTTCCTTTCCAAggattccagcagcagcagcagctgattgTCCAGTAGCTCTGCAGAATGAAACCAGCTCTGATCAGAAACCTGCCAGCCAGGTGTTTGAGAG
Encoded proteins:
- the PSMD3 gene encoding 26S proteasome non-ATPase regulatory subunit 3; translated protein: MKQDGPRRRGDKAKAPPEGPPPAPPDVEMHEEAAPAAPEAAGERQPQRELDAITLEDIKEHVKQLEKAVSGKEPRYVLRALRALPSTSRRLNPNVLHKAIHGFFTSNCTLRDFLLGFLEESMDTEAELQFRPRTGKAASAPLLPEVETYLQLLLVIYLMNSKRYPEAQKVSDDLMQKISSQNRRALDLVVAKCYYYHSRIYEFLNKLDVVRSFLHARLRTATLRHDADGQATLLNLLLRNYLHYNLYDQAEKLVSKSVFPEQANNNEWARYLYYTGRIKAIQLEYSEARRTMTNALRKAPQHTAVGFKQTVHKLLIVVELLLGEIPDRLQFRQPSLKRSLMPYFLLTQAVRTGNLAKFNQVLDQFGDKFQADGTYTLIIRLRHNVIKTGVRMISLSYSRISLADIAQKLQLDSPEDAEFIVAKAIRDGVIEASINHEKGYVQSKEMIDIYSTREPQLAFHQRISFCLDIHNMSVKAMRFPPKSYNKDLESAEERREREQQDLEFAKEMAEDDDDGFP
- the LOC116798552 gene encoding gasdermin-A2-like codes for the protein NSIYRSGAYYHHTGFRLDSVLLPGEDGKSTESLLPSGDGPHSSQFALSKVTADQVDGCLSLSVDPASVELKGGGSLSQEFSIKLQKKAISMDSLETVRKNRKINMDHSFIQQLQGTKLKLYVVYETLEASEETVYKESSKAHGGFLARINAKFSAQASTENRQSIVIPKGCTLAFRAIQMNISKGEWGLGFFKRTRLAHVYYFDDGVKLSGLPTTKLDAVDTEVKQYCGIFSELPSGLRVMFLNTITAVMRDRNLFQELSQKMEGFLEKTDGYELKTESPDLKDLLSTLKNSPRDRCLLLAKGITYTLDALAELLDNQLLLLLESLERKIVSQQLQLVGKLLEHELENESFRVDASLLSFPEQDDQILTMTLVELSRVKLQEDGSAEPMEQPYEVVAALYVALYALNLFTGDLVLSREPLPKLQENLCPPASSLPQFHPC